The Benincasa hispida cultivar B227 chromosome 11, ASM972705v1, whole genome shotgun sequence genome has a segment encoding these proteins:
- the LOC120089848 gene encoding DNA polymerase I B, chloroplastic/mitochondrial-like encodes MMTLGVSTSQASSVRTQWPSYFFLWRSNSVSNSSISICASSKALYRAEFSSLKSVGGASPNMNMFHASFQCRQCSFLSTTSFFETSKYDKERAFLSDVKAWSKSTMQLKEEKLLRYIDTEIPTKNNEEKLRKKENLTGHGTSHCYNSPCPPYSKVLSNLGSKCSNASNDSDCLRVPTNMLSDGFSKQEPISFDRTENVVTIDRMISERAPLLETIKVPSGQCNGDIDSFAGRRTMIKPENSDLQFTEAANGIKRGVAVEEFSKVTINGSGTKVMGALGTAHKPDIKERLNCVYDSVLVVDSVSAAKEVVSMLTIKYRDLVHACDTEVGKIDVKQETPVDHGEIICFSIYSGPEADFGNGKSCIWVDVLDGGGKEILLQFAPFFEDPLIRKVWHNYSFDNHIIENYGIKLSGFHADTMHMARLWDSSRRVNGGYSLEALSSDTKVMSGAKLGQEKELIGKVSMKTIFGRKKTKKDGSEGKLIVIPPVEQLQREERKPWVSYSALDSICTLKLYESLKNILSDMPWERDGEMIPDQTMFNFYEEYWKPFGELLVKMETEGMLVDRPYLAEIEKLAKKEQEVAANRFRNWASKYCSDAMYMNVGSDAQVRQLLFGGTCNSKNPDESLPTERTFKVPNSEKVIEGGKKTPSKFRNITLHCIGEKAFSTEMYTATGWPSVSGDALKILAGKVSAEFDDFTDDLQSDNEVDNDFGTMPHEESKRHIIHECANMSDYGTALQGFELMEEGREACHAIAALCEVCSIDSLISNFILPLQGSNISGKNGRVHCSLNINTETGRLSARRPNLQNQPALEKDRYKIRQAFIAAPGNSLIVADYGQLELRILAHLANCKSMLEAFKAGGDFHSRTAMNMYPHIRKAVEEGSVLLEWDPQPGEDKPPVPLLKDAFASERRKAKMLNFSIAYGKTPVGLSKDWKVTVEEAKKTVNLWYNERKEVRMWQDLRMEEAEEKSCVRTLLGRARRFPSMKFATRAQKGHIARAAINTPVQGSAADVAMCAMLEISKNSRLKELGWRLLLQVHDEVILEGPTESAEVAKAIVVECMSKPFNGKNILKVDLAVDAKCAQNWYSAK; translated from the exons ATGATGACTTTGGGAGTCTCCACTTCCCAGGCCTCTTCAGTCAGAACTCAATGGCCTTCTTATTTCTTTCTATGGCGGTCTAACTCTGTTTCTAACTCTTCTATTTCCATTTGCGCCTCCTCCAAGGCTCTCTACAG GGCTGAATTTAGTTCCCTGAAGAGTGTTGGTGGCGCTTCTccaaatatgaatatgtttcACGCTTCCTTTCAGTGTAGACAATGTTCTTTCTTGAGCACCACTTCATTTTTTGAAACTAGTAAATATGACAAGGAGAGGGCATTTCTCTCTGATGTAAAGGCTTGGTCCAAGAGTACTATGCAGCTGAAAGAAGAGAAGCTCCTTAGGTATATTGACACTGAGATCCCGACAAAGAACAACGAAGAAAAGctaagaaaaaaggaaaatctcACTGGGCATGGGACTTCGCATTGTTATAACAGTCCATGTCCTCCATATTCTAAGGTTCTGTCAAATTTGGGAAGCAAATGTTCCAATGCTAGTAATGATTCTGATTGTTTAAGGGTTCCAACTAATATGTTATCAGATGGATTCAGTAAACAAGAACCTATTAGTTTTGATCGAACTGAGAATGTTGTAACTATAGATAGGATGATAAGTGAAAGGGCACCCTTACTTGAGACAATTAAGGTTCCAAGTGGTCAATGTAATGGAGACATTGATTCTTTTGCTGGGAGACGGACCATGATCAAGCCTGAAAATAGTGATTTGCAATTTACTGAAGCTGCCAATGGGATAAAGAGGGGTGTAGCTGTGGAAGAATTTTCTAAAGTGACCATCAATGGAAGTGGCACCAAGGTGATGGGAGCACTTGGAACTGCTCACAAGCCAGATATAAAGGAGAGGCTTAATTGTGTATATGATAGCGTTCTTGTTGTTGATAGTGTATCTGCAGCGAAGGAAGTTGTTTCAATGCTTACTATTAAGTACAGGGATCTTGTGCATGCTTGCGATACTGAG GTGGGCAAGATTGATGTGAAGCAAGAAACACCCGTTGACCATGGTGAAATAATATGCTTCAGTATTTATTCAGGACCAGAAGCAGATTTTGGGAATGGAAAGTCTTGTATCTGGGTTGATGTTCTTGATGGTGGCGGTAAGGaaattttgcttcaatttgcACCATTCTTCGAAGATCCTTTGATCAGAAAG GTCTGGCACAACTACAGCTTTGACAATCACATTATTGAAAACTATGGGATTAAGCTTTCTGGCTTTCATGCTGACACGATGCACATGGCACGGTTGTGGGATTCATCAAGGCGAGTGAATGGTGGATATTCACTTGAAGCTCTTTCTAGTGATACAAAGGTCATGTCTGGTGCTAAATTGGGCCAGGAAAAAGAGTTGATCGGTAAAGTATCTATGAAAACAATCTTTGGCCGGAAGAAGACGAAAAAGGATGGATCTGAAGGCAAACTTATAGTCATTCCCCCTGTTGAACAACTTCAACGAGAAGAACGGAAACcgtgggtatcttattctgctTTAGATTCAATATGCACGCTGAAGCTTTATGAGAGCTTGAAAAATATACTGTCTGACATGCCCTGGGAGAGAGATGGAGAAATGATTCCGGATCAAACAATGTTCAACTTTTATGAAGAATATTGGAAACCATTCGGTGAACTTCTCGTCAAAATGGAAACTGAGGGAATGCTGGTTGATAGGCCATATCTTGCCGAGATAGAAAAATTGGCCAAAAAGGAACAAGAGGTTGCTGCTAACAGATTTCGTAACTGGGCTTCAAAGTATTGCTCTGATGCCATGTACATGAATGTAGGAAGTGATGCACAAGTGCGTCAATTGCTCTTTGGTGGCACTTGTAACAG TAAGAACCCTGATGAGTCTCTTCCAACTGAAAGGACATTCAAAGTTCCAAACAGTGAAAAAGTCAttgaaggaggaaaaaaaacccCCAGCAAGTTTCGGAATATTACTTTACATTGCATTGGTGAGAAGGCTTTTTCGACAGAAATGTACACAGCAACTGGTTGGCCTTCTGTGAGTGGGGATGCTCTGAAGATCTTAGCAGGCAAGGTCTCTGCAGAATTTGATGACTTCACTGATGACTTGCAGTCTGACAATGAGGTTGACAACGATTTTGGGACGATGCCTCATGAAGAAAGCAAAAGGCATATTATTCATGAATGTGCAAATATGTCTGATTATGGAACTGCTTTACAAGGATTTGAGTTGATGGAGGAGGGCAGGGAAGCCTGTCATGCTATTGCTGCTTTATGTGAAGTCTGCTCTATCGACTCTTTGATATCAAATTTCATCCTTCCCTTACAG GGAAGCAACATATCCGGTAAGAATGGACGTGTGCATTGTTCTCTAAATATCAACACAGAAACTGGCCGCCTTTCAGCTCGGAGACCAAATTTGCAG AATCAACCAGCTCTGGAAAAGGACCGGTATAAGATCCGTCAGGCATTTATAGCTGCTCCTGGAAATTCCCTCATTGTTGCTGATTATGGCCAG TTGGAACTTAGGATTCTGGCTCATCTTGCCAATTGTAAGAGCATGCTGGAAGCCTTTAAAGCTGGGGGAGATTTCCATTCAAGGACCGCAATGAATATGTACCCTCACATTCGTAAAGCTGTTGAAGAAGGAAGTGTGCTTCTTGAGTGGGATCCTCAACCTGGGGAAGACAAGCCTCCAGTTCCATTGTTGAAG GATGCCTTTGCTTCTGAAAGAAGGAAAGCTAAAATGCTTAATTTTTCCATTGCATATGGCAAGACTCCTGTTGGCCTTTCCAAGGATTGGAAG GTTACTGTGGAGGAAGCAAAGAAGACGGTTAACTTGTGGTATAATGAAAGAAAAGAGGTTCGTATGTGGCAAGATCTTCGAATGGAAGAGGCTGAGGAGAAGTCGTGTGTTCGCACGTTACTTGGAAGAGCTCGTCGGTTTCCTTCAATGAAGTTTGCTACTCGGGCCCAGAAAGGGCATATAGCAAGAGCTGCTATCAATACTCCCGTGCAG GGTAGTGCTGCTGATGTTGCCATGTGTGCCATGTTGGAAATATCTAAAAATTCACGTTTGAAGGAACTTGGATGGAGGCTGCTTTTGCAG